Proteins from one Pseudarthrobacter sp. BIM B-2242 genomic window:
- a CDS encoding S1 family peptidase produces MKRVWGAASAAGMALAVGLGGVPASAVAAVPGSTPPAVPAPVAPSEAPSSDPSAEVPSPDAGESPTAGGGLSEAGLAEAALRDLGLTPAEFAAAGQLGKQAADVAAALRDVPGYLGTRLEDGSILVAGSGKELQSAVAKLRVTIPAVTLEAVRTTPPSDVPGESLPDGSAPAGSAPTAAGSGDAAGTPATSRTEAATGSELAHSTQQLYQAYLREVGPAGLQAVAHTGSGFVIRTGGVNTSEASQEGMGAPESAGTDVAGPEAAAAAGKISAEEFVARFANVELDAGARLAPEADVPGGLGYAADTGYVCSTGFAAFDPAGLPAVLTAGHCTNDGSARSATLQFLGTPAGRLGDFGFSQFGGPGNTTVLRPGNSTDPGNVGTDIAVIDDLRPDVDPSPAASTWGNPSEPDPDVKVVGTSAPVVGMPVCRSGRTSAWSCGTIDAVGIFVVPGHGYPADPLDLRAFNGFLSFDVQSGGGDSGGPWLSGNYAVGTHAAGEEAPRPGEAAPANFAVAATLEDALAVLPGYQLELFLNRPTVASPAPGAMFDAGQTISGQVAAAPASAVAAGSKVRVTVAGEAPFEVPVDTAGAWSFTAPAVAGPLRFTAETVNGFSASGVRQFEFAPAPPVPAPVVETPAAVTAAGGAPTALSNSAAVVRPLVADRPAALANTGVSGLLLAAGLAAAALAVGGVLLLLAQRRRRQRATPAE; encoded by the coding sequence TTGAAGCGCGTATGGGGAGCAGCATCGGCAGCGGGGATGGCACTTGCCGTGGGATTGGGCGGCGTTCCGGCGTCTGCGGTGGCGGCGGTGCCGGGGTCAACGCCCCCGGCTGTTCCGGCGCCGGTGGCGCCGTCGGAGGCTCCGTCCTCAGATCCGTCGGCAGAGGTTCCATCGCCGGATGCAGGGGAAAGCCCGACGGCGGGTGGTGGCCTTTCGGAGGCCGGCCTGGCCGAGGCCGCCCTCCGGGACCTCGGCCTGACGCCCGCGGAATTCGCCGCCGCCGGCCAGCTGGGTAAGCAGGCCGCTGATGTTGCCGCGGCGCTGCGGGACGTCCCCGGATACCTCGGAACGCGGCTTGAGGACGGCAGTATTCTCGTTGCCGGCAGCGGGAAGGAACTGCAATCCGCGGTAGCCAAACTTAGGGTGACCATCCCGGCGGTGACCCTTGAAGCGGTACGGACCACGCCGCCGTCGGACGTTCCGGGAGAGTCCCTTCCGGATGGGTCCGCGCCGGCTGGGTCCGCTCCGACGGCGGCTGGTTCGGGTGACGCCGCCGGCACCCCGGCCACGTCCCGGACAGAAGCCGCGACGGGCAGCGAGCTCGCGCACAGCACGCAGCAGCTGTACCAGGCTTACCTTCGCGAGGTGGGACCGGCAGGGCTCCAGGCAGTGGCCCACACCGGCAGCGGGTTCGTCATCCGCACCGGGGGAGTGAACACCTCCGAAGCATCACAGGAAGGCATGGGCGCACCCGAAAGTGCGGGCACGGACGTCGCGGGCCCGGAGGCCGCTGCCGCCGCGGGCAAGATTTCCGCCGAGGAGTTCGTGGCGCGCTTCGCCAACGTGGAGCTCGACGCCGGCGCCCGGCTCGCCCCCGAAGCGGACGTCCCCGGGGGCCTGGGCTATGCCGCCGACACCGGCTATGTCTGCTCCACGGGCTTCGCCGCCTTTGATCCGGCGGGGCTGCCCGCCGTCCTTACTGCCGGCCACTGCACCAACGACGGCTCGGCACGGTCGGCCACGCTGCAGTTCCTTGGAACTCCGGCCGGGCGGCTCGGAGACTTTGGCTTCAGCCAGTTCGGCGGGCCGGGAAACACCACGGTACTGCGGCCCGGCAATTCCACCGACCCCGGCAACGTGGGGACGGACATCGCCGTGATCGATGACCTCCGGCCCGATGTGGACCCCTCGCCGGCGGCCAGCACCTGGGGCAACCCGTCGGAACCGGACCCGGATGTGAAGGTCGTCGGGACCTCGGCCCCTGTAGTGGGCATGCCCGTCTGCCGCTCGGGCCGGACGTCCGCCTGGTCCTGCGGAACCATCGACGCGGTGGGGATCTTCGTTGTGCCGGGGCACGGCTACCCGGCCGACCCCCTGGATCTCAGGGCGTTCAACGGGTTCTTGTCCTTCGATGTCCAGTCCGGCGGCGGCGACTCGGGCGGGCCGTGGCTGAGCGGGAACTACGCGGTGGGCACCCACGCGGCAGGCGAAGAAGCACCCAGGCCCGGTGAAGCTGCGCCAGCGAACTTCGCTGTGGCCGCCACGCTGGAGGATGCGCTCGCGGTGCTCCCCGGGTACCAGCTGGAACTCTTCCTCAACAGGCCCACGGTCGCCTCGCCGGCCCCCGGTGCAATGTTCGACGCCGGGCAGACCATCAGCGGCCAGGTGGCCGCCGCTCCGGCATCGGCAGTCGCGGCGGGTTCGAAGGTCAGGGTCACGGTCGCCGGCGAGGCGCCGTTTGAGGTGCCTGTGGATACGGCCGGTGCATGGTCGTTTACGGCTCCGGCTGTGGCAGGACCGCTGCGCTTTACAGCTGAAACGGTCAACGGGTTCAGCGCGTCGGGCGTCAGGCAGTTCGAGTTCGCTCCGGCGCCTCCGGTTCCCGCACCGGTGGTCGAAACCCCGGCGGCGGTGACCGCGGCGGGC
- a CDS encoding tyrosine-protein phosphatase: MSWDGAVNAWHVAGRVYRMGRREWLTEAGWRQAHDDGIRTVVDLRHPREVRRRDTDPAVPDEALSGVDIVITPTEEPDDPRFTAVCGPYLNDPAHYLHNVRLFPEKLVGVFRALARASAGAVVVHCAAGRDRSGMVAAMLQDLAGHADNLIADGYAKAGRGINERYRTHGPPHTRERYLPDAELTPLLEERSRTVVTFVRELDTRAFLLQNGLRDTELAAILRLLERPEGP; this comes from the coding sequence GTGAGCTGGGACGGAGCCGTCAACGCATGGCACGTCGCCGGCCGTGTCTACCGGATGGGCCGCCGCGAGTGGCTCACCGAGGCCGGGTGGCGGCAGGCGCACGACGACGGCATCCGCACCGTGGTGGACCTCCGTCACCCCCGCGAGGTGCGTCGCCGGGACACCGACCCGGCCGTGCCTGACGAGGCGTTGTCCGGCGTGGACATCGTCATCACCCCCACCGAAGAGCCCGACGATCCGCGCTTCACTGCCGTCTGCGGCCCGTACCTCAACGATCCTGCGCATTATCTGCACAACGTCAGGCTTTTCCCGGAAAAGCTTGTCGGCGTCTTCCGTGCCCTGGCCAGGGCGTCTGCCGGCGCCGTTGTGGTCCACTGCGCGGCGGGCCGGGACCGCAGCGGCATGGTGGCCGCGATGCTCCAGGATCTGGCCGGCCACGCGGATAACCTCATCGCCGACGGCTACGCGAAGGCGGGCCGCGGCATCAACGAGCGCTACCGGACGCACGGGCCTCCGCACACGCGGGAACGCTACCTCCCCGACGCCGAGCTGACGCCTCTTCTGGAGGAACGCTCCCGGACCGTGGTGACGTTCGTCCGCGAGCTGGATACGCGGGCCTTCCTGCTGCAGAACGGGCTAAGGGACACCGAACTCGCCGCCATCCTTCGACTGCTCGAACGTCCGGAGGGGCCATGA
- a CDS encoding SGNH/GDSL hydrolase family protein: MATSAVRRRRPAFAAGLATMVMALGFAAIPAEAAPPAPKVDYVALGDSYAAGTGAGGAERPGGIACWQSQRGYVDVVGKTSRVDLAPNAACHGAVLSAQSPAYDPVISTPTVEEQLDRLVFTGKISDATELVSITAGANDLGFAYVLGQCSVSPEACNVAIASATSEAALAELTSALVQTYADIHAAAPHAKIVVLGYPLLFAPDSPVAPLPPASQLAINQATLGLNELIENAVALANYYYSANAVFVDVTPRFLGHAVNSADPWLVFDPNNPTADYNFHPNRTGHTLGYAAALVAAM, translated from the coding sequence ATGGCAACGTCAGCAGTACGACGGCGGCGCCCGGCTTTTGCGGCCGGCCTCGCCACCATGGTCATGGCCTTGGGGTTTGCGGCTATTCCGGCGGAGGCGGCACCGCCTGCGCCCAAGGTGGACTACGTCGCTTTGGGCGATTCGTACGCCGCCGGGACCGGCGCGGGTGGCGCGGAGCGTCCCGGGGGAATCGCCTGCTGGCAAAGTCAGCGCGGCTACGTTGACGTCGTAGGTAAGACAAGCCGCGTGGACCTAGCTCCTAACGCGGCCTGCCACGGTGCCGTGCTCTCCGCCCAGAGCCCCGCTTACGATCCTGTGATCTCCACTCCCACCGTCGAAGAGCAGCTCGATCGCTTGGTGTTCACCGGAAAGATCTCAGATGCGACCGAACTCGTCAGTATCACTGCCGGGGCCAACGATTTGGGGTTTGCTTACGTCCTTGGCCAGTGTTCAGTTTCGCCGGAGGCCTGCAACGTAGCCATCGCGTCGGCCACGAGCGAGGCGGCCCTGGCCGAACTTACGTCCGCCCTGGTCCAGACTTATGCTGACATCCACGCCGCGGCACCACATGCCAAGATCGTGGTCTTGGGCTATCCACTGCTTTTTGCCCCGGACAGCCCGGTTGCACCCCTTCCACCAGCCTCACAGTTGGCTATCAACCAAGCCACCCTGGGGCTTAACGAACTGATTGAAAATGCTGTAGCACTAGCTAACTATTACTACAGTGCCAACGCCGTCTTCGTCGACGTAACGCCACGCTTCCTTGGACATGCCGTGAACTCCGCCGACCCATGGCTCGTTTTTGATCCGAACAATCCCACCGCAGATTACAACTTCCATCCAAACCGGACGGGACACACCTTGGGCTATGCAGCAGCTCTGGTGGCAGCCATGTAG
- a CDS encoding GNAT family N-acetyltransferase, which yields MTFLQPLTLTGRHVILEPLRYGHHDGLVAAARDGDLWKLWYTSVPTPDGMGAEIERRLAMQAQGSMLPFTTRLIDPATGGPGRIIGMTTYCNVDAVTPRVEIGYTWNAASTHGTGTNPDSKLLLLQHAFKALGCVAVEFRTHWMNHQSREAIARLGAKQDGVLRSHSRTADGVLRDYVVFSILEHEWPMVRNGLEHRLAKHP from the coding sequence GTGACTTTTCTTCAGCCCCTCACCCTGACCGGCCGCCACGTCATCCTTGAGCCGCTGCGGTACGGGCACCACGACGGCCTGGTGGCAGCGGCCCGGGACGGCGACCTGTGGAAACTCTGGTACACGTCCGTTCCCACCCCGGACGGAATGGGCGCGGAGATTGAGCGCAGGCTGGCCATGCAGGCGCAGGGGTCCATGCTGCCGTTCACCACACGGCTGATCGATCCCGCGACTGGCGGCCCGGGCCGCATCATCGGGATGACCACTTACTGCAATGTCGACGCCGTCACGCCCCGCGTGGAGATCGGCTACACCTGGAACGCCGCCTCAACCCACGGCACCGGCACCAACCCGGACTCCAAGCTGCTGCTGCTTCAGCACGCCTTCAAAGCACTGGGCTGTGTGGCGGTGGAGTTCCGCACCCACTGGATGAACCACCAGTCCCGCGAGGCCATTGCCCGGCTCGGCGCCAAGCAGGACGGTGTGCTGCGCAGCCACTCACGCACGGCCGACGGCGTTCTGCGGGACTACGTGGTGTTCTCCATCCTGGAGCACGAGTGGCCCATGGTCCGCAACGGGCTCGAACACAGACTCGCCAAGCACCCCTAG
- a CDS encoding DUF6480 family protein yields MTGPNPDPQDDKITGLEPGGGVPPGETPPGEGSVAGTHEPTLRGSGKGQQVFWIAAIAGGVLLFLLFFIGYIVGFFD; encoded by the coding sequence GTGACAGGACCTAACCCCGATCCGCAGGACGACAAGATCACAGGCCTGGAACCGGGCGGCGGTGTTCCTCCCGGTGAAACCCCGCCTGGCGAGGGTTCCGTGGCCGGCACACACGAACCAACGCTGCGGGGCTCCGGAAAAGGCCAGCAGGTTTTCTGGATCGCAGCCATCGCAGGTGGCGTCCTGCTGTTTCTTCTCTTCTTCATCGGCTACATCGTGGGCTTCTTCGACTGA
- a CDS encoding pentapeptide repeat-containing protein — MAVKLPKITGPRISEVRLEDLTEDPSPDFRRGETYDGVRYSRAAADGLELSGTDFAECEFQGASFNETQLRGAGFRDCVLSELYAPVFRAARSTWRDVQLNNPRLGSAELYESGWQSVRVDGGKLDFLNLRGAKLTDVLITDCIINELDLGSAAGTRVALENCTIGTLDLTGARLKDFDIRGTDFRTISGLGSLAGVVIDDYQLSLLAPLLAAHLGMRVV, encoded by the coding sequence GTGGCGGTCAAGCTTCCCAAGATCACCGGTCCCCGGATCAGTGAGGTGCGGCTGGAGGACCTCACCGAGGATCCTTCGCCGGACTTCCGGCGCGGTGAAACGTACGACGGCGTCCGGTACAGCCGGGCGGCGGCTGACGGTCTGGAGCTTAGCGGCACGGACTTCGCCGAGTGTGAGTTCCAGGGCGCCTCGTTCAATGAGACCCAGCTCCGCGGCGCCGGCTTCCGCGACTGCGTCCTGTCCGAGCTGTACGCGCCTGTGTTCAGGGCGGCCCGGTCCACATGGCGTGACGTGCAGCTGAACAACCCCAGACTCGGGTCCGCTGAACTCTACGAGAGCGGCTGGCAATCGGTGCGCGTCGACGGCGGGAAGCTGGACTTCCTCAACCTGCGGGGCGCCAAGCTGACAGACGTGCTGATCACGGACTGCATCATCAACGAGCTGGACCTGGGCTCCGCCGCGGGAACAAGAGTGGCGCTGGAGAACTGCACCATCGGGACGCTGGACCTCACCGGGGCCCGGCTCAAGGACTTCGATATCCGCGGCACGGACTTCAGGACCATCAGCGGTCTGGGGAGCCTGGCCGGTGTCGTGATTGACGACTACCAGCTGAGCCTGCTGGCCCCGCTGCTGGCGGCACACCTGGGCATGCGGGTGGTGTAG
- a CDS encoding SRPBCC family protein, which translates to MDHTTSLTQHIHASPDKVWAVISDIPGSAATLSSIEAVQMLSDGPYGEGTRWKETRRMMGRAETVEMWVNQADPPRSTTVKANQGGADYTTRFSLAERDGGTDLTVTFGAEVVKPTTLSKIYMGLFGKLGMNITRKALTKDLAEIAAKAESL; encoded by the coding sequence ATGGACCACACAACAAGCCTGACGCAGCACATCCATGCCAGCCCGGACAAGGTCTGGGCCGTCATCTCGGATATTCCAGGCTCTGCTGCCACCCTGTCCAGCATCGAGGCGGTGCAGATGCTCAGCGACGGACCCTACGGTGAGGGGACACGCTGGAAGGAGACGCGGAGGATGATGGGCCGGGCGGAAACGGTTGAGATGTGGGTGAACCAGGCTGATCCGCCACGCAGCACCACCGTCAAGGCCAACCAGGGCGGAGCCGATTACACCACGCGCTTCAGCCTCGCCGAGCGGGACGGCGGGACGGACCTCACGGTGACTTTCGGCGCCGAAGTGGTCAAACCCACCACGCTGAGCAAGATCTACATGGGCCTGTTCGGCAAGCTCGGCATGAACATTACCCGCAAGGCCCTGACCAAGGATCTGGCGGAAATCGCGGCCAAAGCCGAATCGCTCTAG
- a CDS encoding CsbD family protein, whose product MGLGDKISNEAENLGGKAKEAAGNATDNDRLKAEGQTDQVKADAKKVGEDVKDTFKKD is encoded by the coding sequence ATGGGCCTCGGAGACAAGATCAGTAACGAAGCGGAAAACCTCGGCGGCAAGGCCAAAGAAGCGGCCGGCAACGCCACGGACAACGACCGCCTGAAGGCTGAAGGCCAGACGGATCAGGTCAAGGCTGACGCCAAGAAGGTCGGCGAAGACGTCAAGGACACCTTCAAGAAGGATTAG
- a CDS encoding dienelactone hydrolase family protein — MTYVDLSAESAAAGGSPSLGGYLARPAGAGPFPAVLMIHEAFGLNDSIRGHAERLARAGYLTLAVDLFSDGGARRCVVSTMRSMMTGSGRVFTDLATARTWLAKSPLSTGKTGVIGFCMGGGFALLVARDGFDAASVNYGRLPRDLEGALRGACPIVANFGAKDTTLKGAARRLETALDNLGIENDVKEFPTAGHAFLNETDLGPAVLRPLMRVMGIGPDPESAPEAWQRIEDHFARHLKGSDNPAV; from the coding sequence ATGACGTACGTCGACCTGAGCGCCGAAAGTGCCGCTGCCGGGGGTTCGCCCTCGCTGGGCGGCTACCTCGCCAGGCCGGCCGGAGCCGGCCCTTTTCCCGCCGTCCTCATGATTCACGAGGCCTTCGGCCTGAACGACTCGATCCGCGGCCACGCGGAGCGGCTGGCCCGCGCCGGTTACCTCACGCTGGCGGTGGACCTGTTCAGCGACGGCGGTGCCCGGCGCTGCGTGGTCAGCACCATGCGGAGCATGATGACGGGCAGCGGCCGCGTGTTCACCGACCTCGCCACCGCCAGGACCTGGCTGGCCAAGTCACCGCTGTCCACGGGCAAAACCGGTGTGATCGGGTTCTGCATGGGCGGCGGCTTCGCCCTGCTGGTGGCCCGCGACGGCTTCGATGCGGCCTCGGTCAACTACGGCCGTCTCCCCCGCGATTTGGAGGGAGCCCTCCGCGGAGCCTGCCCCATCGTGGCCAACTTCGGAGCCAAAGACACCACACTCAAGGGCGCGGCCCGCAGGCTCGAGACCGCCCTGGACAACCTCGGCATCGAAAACGACGTCAAGGAATTCCCCACGGCCGGCCACGCGTTCCTCAACGAAACCGACCTGGGCCCGGCAGTGCTCCGGCCGTTGATGCGGGTCATGGGCATCGGCCCAGACCCCGAATCCGCCCCTGAGGCCTGGCAACGGATCGAGGATCACTTCGCCCGGCACCTGAAGGGCTCGGACAACCCGGCTGTCTGA
- a CDS encoding amino acid permease has product MPQSTPTELVSPTAQSAVVDSTLSAEGYKKSLSGRQVTMIAMGGAIGVGLFMGAGGRLASTGPALIFSYAIAGVIAYLLMRALGELIMYRQTSGSFVSYAGEMFGKKGAYLSGWMYFINWAMTGIAELIAIGLYFQFFFPNVPVELSAIAALLLLVGVNLLSVKAFGEFEFWASCLKVGAIMIFLAVGTFMVITNAQVGDGNASVNNLFAAEGGMFPKGALVMILVLNAVIFAYNGIELVGITAGEMQNPAKEVPKAIRAVVFRIVVFYVGSVTLLAMLLPSDQYVAGTSPFVTVFGQMGLGWMGDVMNMIVITAALSSCNSGLYSIGRIFRTMANNGHAPEWLTRMSKSHVPYAAILAIGAVYLVGILLNIWLGGSHAFDLALNSASIGVIFTWGAIFASQIALRTKKGKVSSLPAPGGIWSSWAGLIALLAITVLIGFDTMTSKTGEVFHLGLWTLATIPFFALVLWLGWQKVKHNEPKSELFS; this is encoded by the coding sequence GTGCCTCAAAGTACCCCCACAGAACTCGTGAGCCCCACGGCGCAATCCGCCGTCGTCGACTCCACCCTCAGCGCCGAGGGCTACAAAAAATCCCTGAGCGGCCGCCAGGTCACCATGATCGCCATGGGCGGCGCCATCGGCGTCGGCCTCTTTATGGGTGCGGGCGGACGCCTGGCCTCCACCGGCCCGGCGCTCATCTTCTCGTACGCCATTGCCGGCGTCATCGCCTACCTGCTGATGCGTGCACTGGGCGAACTGATCATGTACCGCCAGACGTCCGGTTCCTTCGTCAGCTATGCCGGCGAAATGTTCGGCAAGAAGGGCGCGTACCTTTCCGGCTGGATGTATTTCATCAACTGGGCCATGACCGGCATCGCCGAGCTCATTGCGATCGGACTGTACTTCCAGTTCTTCTTCCCCAACGTTCCGGTTGAACTGTCCGCCATCGCCGCCCTGCTGCTGCTCGTTGGCGTCAACCTCCTGAGCGTCAAGGCCTTCGGCGAATTCGAATTCTGGGCCTCCTGCCTCAAGGTCGGCGCCATCATGATCTTCCTGGCCGTGGGCACCTTCATGGTCATCACCAATGCCCAGGTGGGCGACGGTAACGCCTCGGTCAACAACCTCTTCGCGGCCGAAGGCGGCATGTTCCCCAAGGGCGCCCTTGTGATGATCCTGGTGCTGAACGCCGTGATCTTCGCGTACAACGGCATCGAACTGGTGGGCATCACCGCCGGCGAAATGCAGAACCCGGCCAAGGAAGTGCCCAAGGCCATCCGCGCCGTCGTCTTCCGCATCGTGGTGTTCTACGTCGGTTCCGTGACCCTTCTGGCCATGCTGCTGCCCTCGGACCAGTACGTAGCCGGCACCTCGCCGTTCGTCACCGTGTTCGGCCAGATGGGCCTCGGCTGGATGGGCGATGTCATGAACATGATCGTCATCACCGCCGCGCTGTCCTCCTGCAACTCGGGCCTGTACTCCATCGGCCGGATCTTCCGCACCATGGCCAACAACGGGCACGCTCCGGAATGGCTCACCCGGATGTCCAAGAGCCACGTGCCCTACGCCGCCATCCTAGCCATCGGCGCCGTGTACCTTGTGGGCATCCTGCTGAACATCTGGCTGGGCGGCTCCCACGCCTTCGACCTCGCGCTGAACTCCGCATCAATCGGCGTGATCTTCACGTGGGGTGCCATCTTCGCCAGCCAGATCGCGCTCCGCACGAAGAAAGGCAAGGTTTCCTCCCTGCCCGCGCCCGGCGGCATCTGGAGCAGCTGGGCTGGCCTCATCGCACTGCTGGCCATTACCGTGCTGATCGGCTTCGACACCATGACCAGTAAGACCGGCGAGGTATTCCACCTCGGTCTCTGGACCCTGGCCACCATCCCGTTCTTCGCGCTGGTGCTGTGGCTGGGCTGGCAGAAGGTCAAGCACAACGAGCCCAAGAGCGAACTCTTCAGCTAA
- a CDS encoding Rieske 2Fe-2S domain-containing protein → MSGPSSVHTHNLGPVDQIPVGEGRAFGVDGEQVAVFRLRDGSLRALSAVCPHRGGPIADGTIDRQVVMCPLHQHAFELDTGCSTTGAEPLTAYGVQADPARNIILQCGEAARSSSA, encoded by the coding sequence ATGAGCGGCCCTTCAAGCGTCCATACCCACAACCTGGGCCCGGTGGACCAGATCCCCGTCGGCGAGGGGCGTGCGTTCGGCGTTGACGGGGAGCAGGTGGCGGTCTTCCGGCTCCGTGACGGGTCCCTGCGGGCACTTTCAGCCGTGTGTCCCCACCGCGGCGGACCCATTGCGGACGGCACCATCGACCGGCAGGTTGTGATGTGCCCGCTCCACCAGCACGCTTTCGAGCTGGATACCGGCTGCTCCACAACCGGTGCCGAACCACTCACCGCCTATGGGGTGCAGGCGGATCCTGCGCGAAATATTATTCTGCAATGCGGGGAAGCGGCTCGCAGTTCTTCAGCTTAA